One Diceros bicornis minor isolate mBicDic1 chromosome 26, mDicBic1.mat.cur, whole genome shotgun sequence DNA segment encodes these proteins:
- the CHST12 gene encoding carbohydrate sulfotransferase 12: MTKTRLFRLWLVLGSVFMILLIIVYWDNVGTAHFYLHTSFSRPHALEPLPTPGQGEEKEFTSDVDEFLEKLFSAGMKQNVLSGRKTEQPSQLASSRPVLSNMEERVRGYDWSTHDAQQSPDLDRRQAERRSVLREFCANASFVFPTKERSFDDIPNYELNHLIVDDRHGVIYCYVPKVACTNWKRVMIVLSESLLDQGAPYRDPLDIPREYVHNSSTHLTFNKFWRRYGKFSRHLMKIKLKKYTKFLFVRDPFVRLISAFRSKFELENEEFYRKFAIPMLKMYSNHTSLPASVSEAFSAGLKVSFANFIQYLLDPHTEKLAPFNEHWRQVHRLCHPCQIDYDFVGKLETLDQDAAQLLRLLKVDKLLHFPPSYRNRTASSWEEDWFAKIPLAWRQQLYKLYEADFVLFGYPKPENLLRD; the protein is encoded by the coding sequence ATGACCAAGACCCGGCTCTTCCGCCTGTGGCTGGTCCTGGGCTCTGTCTTCATGATCCTCCTGATCATCGTGTACTGGGACAACGTGGGCACCGCCCACTTCTACCTGCACACTTCCTTTTCCAGGCCGCATGCCCTGGAGCCCCTCCCGACCCCCGGGCAGGGGGAAGAGAAGGAGTTCACGTCAGACGTGGACGAGTTTTTGGAGAAGCTGTTCAGTGCCGGCATGAAGCAGAACGTCCTTTCCGGTAGAAAGACAGAGCAGCCCTCCCAGCTGGCCTCCAGCAGGCCTGTGCTGAGCAACATGGAGGAGAGGGTGAGGGGCTACGACTGGTCCACCCACGACGCCCAGCAGAGCCCAGACCTGGACAGGCGGCAGGCCGAGAGGAGGAGCGTGCTGCGGGAATTCTGCGCCAACGCGAGCTTCGTGTTCCCCACCAAGGAGCGCTCCTTCGACGACATCCCCAACTACGAGCTGAATCACCTCATCGTGGACGACCGCCATGGGGTCATCTACTGCTACGTGCCCAAGGTGGCCTGCACCAACTGGAAGCGCGTAATGATTGTCCTGAGCGAGAGCCTCTTGGACCAGGGCGCCCCCTATCGCGACCCCCTGGACATCCCCCGGGAGTACGTCCACAACTCCAGCACCCATCTCACTTTCAACAAGTTTTGGCGTCGCTACGGGAAGTTCTCCCGCCACCTCATGAAGATCAAGCTGAAAAAGTACACCAAGTTCCTCTTTGTGCGGGACCCCTTTGTCCGCCTCATTTCGGCCTTCCGCAGCAAGTTTGAGCTGGAGAACGAGGAGTTCTACCGGAAGTTCGCCATCCCCATGCTCAAGATGTACTCCAACCACACCAGCCTGCCCGCGTCAGTCAGCGAGGCCTTCAGCGCAGGCCTCAAGGTGTCCTTCGCCAACTTCATCCAGTACCTGCTGGACCCCCACACCGAGAAGCTGGCGCCCTTCAACGAGCACTGGAGGCAGGTGCACCGCCTCTGCCACCCCTGCCAGATCGACTACGACTTTgtgggcaagctggagaccctggACCAGGACGCGGCCCAGCTCCTCCGGCTCCTCAAGGTGGACAAGCTTCTCCACTTCCCCCCGAGTTACCGGAACAGGACTGCCAGCAGCTGGGAGGAGGACTGGTTTGCCAAAATCCCCCTGGCCTGGAGGCAGCAGCTTTACAAACTCTATGAAGCAGATTTTGTTCTCTTTGGCTACCCCAAGCCTGAAAACCTGCTTAGAGACTGA